Proteins from one Papaver somniferum cultivar HN1 unplaced genomic scaffold, ASM357369v1 unplaced-scaffold_158, whole genome shotgun sequence genomic window:
- the LOC113337169 gene encoding pectinesterase/pectinesterase inhibitor PPE8B-like isoform X3, whose translation MFRENLTTLSKIYIFSYSTSFLRFIYNGNVSSSRKLINRANPIHMASSSCSLLSFRLLLLMLLCISVTVLGSSPDEENYSDSDIIDDGFLQKECLTTPTSVFLKSVRLAIEEVEKVTSIVSKFTGAFSHNFRLSHAVTDCLDLLDFTAQELSWTLNSAQQHLLHHHLRNNTPGTWWQPTWNRGRKNGERPSSLPSTSRSSSRLLADDLRSWLSAALGNQDTCIEGFEKTSSIFVQHMIAGGLKHVTSLVSDVLSMVRHEEHHQRHRDRNFAGQTVNKVAKREKRRNFPSWMHIRDRRLLQLTPPSPPPPPPTINNNGTANATSYGNMTINVVVAADGSGNFTKIMDAVAAAPDKSTNRFIIYIKRGIYNENVDIKKKKWNLMMIGDGMNATVITGNRSFIDGWTTFRTATFAVSGRGFIAKDLMIENTAGAVKHQAVALRSDSDLSVFYRCAITGYQDTLYAHSLRQFYRECLITGTVDFIFGNGAVVFQKCDILARKPLPDQKNSITAQGRKDPNQNTGFSIQFSNISADSDLAAAASVPSYNASTNITTRPTQTYLGRPWKLYSRTVIMKCYLGDLIRPEGWLEWNATFALDTLFYAEYMNYGPGAGLGKRVNWPGYQIINDSSQAINFTVARFVDGNSWLPSTGVTYTAGLDM comes from the exons ATGTTCAGAGAAAATTTAACAACTTTGTCAAAAATATACATCTTCAGTTACTCAACTTCATTTCTCCGTTTCATATATAACGGCAATGTATCTTCTTCCCGGAAGCTGATCAACCGAGCTAACCCGATACACATGGCTTCCTCATCTTGCTCGTTGTTGTCATTCCGGTTATTGTTGTTAATGTTGTTGTGCATTTCCGTTACTGTTCTTGGCTCATCACCAGATGAAGAGAATTACAGTGATTCTGATATAATCGACGATGGATTTCTGCAGAAAGAGTGCTTGACAACACCGACATCAGTGTTTTTGAAGTCGGTCCGGCTGGCGATCGAAGAAGTAGAGAAGGTTACATCAATTGTTTCGAAATTCACTGGTGCTTTCTCTCACAATTTCAGATTGTCACATGCTGTAACCGATTGTCTTGATCTGCTTGATTTTACCGCCCAAGAGTTGAGCTGGACACTGAATTCTGCTCAACAACACCTTCTACACCATCATCTTCGTAACAACACTCCTG GGACATGGTGGCAACCTACTTGGAACAGGGGAAGAAAGAATGGCGAGAGACCATCATCTTTGCCCTCGACATCAAGATCGTCCAGCAGACTACTAGCAGATGATCTAAGGTCATGGTTGAGTGCGGCACTCGGAAATCAAGACACCTGCATTGAAGGATTTGAGAAGACTAGTAGCATTTTTGTTCAGCACATGATTGCAGGAGGACTGAAGCATGTTACGTCACTCGTTTCCGACGTTCTTTCCATGGTACGCCATGAAGAGCATCATCAACGTCACCGGGATCGGAATTTTGCCGGACAGACGGTTAATAAGGTTGCGAAAAGGGAAAAAAGGCGTAATTTCCCTTCATGGATGCATATTAGAGACAGGAGATTGTTGCAGCTAACTCCTCCTTCGCCACCGCCTCCGCCTCCAACGATCAACAATAATGGTACTGCTAATGCAACCAGTTACGGCAATATGACTATTAATGTGGTTGTCGCTGCTGATGGGTCTGGGAACTTCACTAAGATCATGGACGCAGTAGCAGCAGCTCCTGACAAGAGTACCAACAGGTTTATCATCTACATTAAGAGAGGAATTTACAATGAGAATGTGGAtattaagaagaagaaatggaatcTTATGATGATTGGCGATGGCATGAATGCAACTGTTATTACAGGCAATCGGAGCTTCATTGATGGTTGGACCACATTCAGGACCGCAACTTTCG CTGTATCTGGAAGAGGATTCATTGCGAAAGACTTAATGATAGAGAATACAGCAGGAGCAGTGAAGCACCAGGCAGTTGCGCTTCGATCTGACTCGGACCTATCCGTCTTCTACAGATGCGCGATCACGGGGTACCAGGACACACTGTATGCACACTCGCTCCGTCAGTTCTATAGGGAGTGTCTAATCACTGGAACGGTCGACTTCATATTTGGTAACGGAGCCGTCGTCTTCCAGAAATGTGATATACTAGCGAGAAAACCACTTCCAGATCAGAAGAACTCCATTACAGCTCAAGGCCGCAAAGACCCGAATCAAAACACCGGATTTTCCATTCAGTTCTCCAACATTTCAGCAGATTCAGACCTGGCTGCTGCTGCTTCTGTCCCTAGTTATAATGCTTCTACAAATATTACGACGCGACCCACTCAGACGTATCTAGGCAGACCCTGGAAGCTGTATTCAAGAACTGTTATCATGAAATGTTACTTGGGAGATCTGATAAGACCCGAGGGATGGCTGGAATGGAATGCGACTTTCGCACTGGATACACTCTTCTACGCGGAGTACATGAATTACGGACCGGGTGCAGGATTAGGGAAAAGAGTGAACTGGCCTGGATATCAAATAATAAATGACTCGTCACAGGCGATTAACTTCACGGTGGCACGGTTTGTTGATGGTAATTCTTGGTTGCCGTCGACTGGAGTTACGTACACTGCAGGGTTGGACATGTAA
- the LOC113337169 gene encoding pectinesterase/pectinesterase inhibitor PPE8B-like isoform X1, producing the protein MFRENLTTLSKIYIFSYSTSFLRFIYNGNVSSSRKLINRANPIHMASSSCSLLSFRLLLLMLLCISVTVLGSSPDEENYSDSDIIDDGFLQKECLTTPTSVFLKSVRLAIEEVEKVTSIVSKFTGAFSHNFRLSHAVTDCLDLLDFTAQELSWTLNSAQQHLLHHHLRNNTPDAAGTWWQPTWNRGRKNGERPSSLPSTSRSSSRLLADDLRSWLSAALGNQDTCIEGFEKTSSIFVQHMIAGGLKHVTSLVSDVLSMVRHEEHHQRHRDRNFAGQTVNKVAKREKRRNFPSWMHIRDRRLLQLTPPSPPPPPPTINNNGTANATSYGNMTINVVVAADGSGNFTKIMDAVAAAPDKSTNRFIIYIKRGIYNENVDIKKKKWNLMMIGDGMNATVITGNRSFIDGWTTFRTATFAVSGRGFIAKDLMIENTAGAVKHQAVALRSDSDLSVFYRCAITGYQDTLYAHSLRQFYRECLITGTVDFIFGNGAVVFQKCDILARKPLPDQKNSITAQGRKDPNQNTGFSIQFSNISADSDLAAAASVPSYNASTNITTRPTQTYLGRPWKLYSRTVIMKCYLGDLIRPEGWLEWNATFALDTLFYAEYMNYGPGAGLGKRVNWPGYQIINDSSQAINFTVARFVDGNSWLPSTGVTYTAGLDM; encoded by the exons ATGTTCAGAGAAAATTTAACAACTTTGTCAAAAATATACATCTTCAGTTACTCAACTTCATTTCTCCGTTTCATATATAACGGCAATGTATCTTCTTCCCGGAAGCTGATCAACCGAGCTAACCCGATACACATGGCTTCCTCATCTTGCTCGTTGTTGTCATTCCGGTTATTGTTGTTAATGTTGTTGTGCATTTCCGTTACTGTTCTTGGCTCATCACCAGATGAAGAGAATTACAGTGATTCTGATATAATCGACGATGGATTTCTGCAGAAAGAGTGCTTGACAACACCGACATCAGTGTTTTTGAAGTCGGTCCGGCTGGCGATCGAAGAAGTAGAGAAGGTTACATCAATTGTTTCGAAATTCACTGGTGCTTTCTCTCACAATTTCAGATTGTCACATGCTGTAACCGATTGTCTTGATCTGCTTGATTTTACCGCCCAAGAGTTGAGCTGGACACTGAATTCTGCTCAACAACACCTTCTACACCATCATCTTCGTAACAACACTCCTG ATGCAGCAGGGACATGGTGGCAACCTACTTGGAACAGGGGAAGAAAGAATGGCGAGAGACCATCATCTTTGCCCTCGACATCAAGATCGTCCAGCAGACTACTAGCAGATGATCTAAGGTCATGGTTGAGTGCGGCACTCGGAAATCAAGACACCTGCATTGAAGGATTTGAGAAGACTAGTAGCATTTTTGTTCAGCACATGATTGCAGGAGGACTGAAGCATGTTACGTCACTCGTTTCCGACGTTCTTTCCATGGTACGCCATGAAGAGCATCATCAACGTCACCGGGATCGGAATTTTGCCGGACAGACGGTTAATAAGGTTGCGAAAAGGGAAAAAAGGCGTAATTTCCCTTCATGGATGCATATTAGAGACAGGAGATTGTTGCAGCTAACTCCTCCTTCGCCACCGCCTCCGCCTCCAACGATCAACAATAATGGTACTGCTAATGCAACCAGTTACGGCAATATGACTATTAATGTGGTTGTCGCTGCTGATGGGTCTGGGAACTTCACTAAGATCATGGACGCAGTAGCAGCAGCTCCTGACAAGAGTACCAACAGGTTTATCATCTACATTAAGAGAGGAATTTACAATGAGAATGTGGAtattaagaagaagaaatggaatcTTATGATGATTGGCGATGGCATGAATGCAACTGTTATTACAGGCAATCGGAGCTTCATTGATGGTTGGACCACATTCAGGACCGCAACTTTCG CTGTATCTGGAAGAGGATTCATTGCGAAAGACTTAATGATAGAGAATACAGCAGGAGCAGTGAAGCACCAGGCAGTTGCGCTTCGATCTGACTCGGACCTATCCGTCTTCTACAGATGCGCGATCACGGGGTACCAGGACACACTGTATGCACACTCGCTCCGTCAGTTCTATAGGGAGTGTCTAATCACTGGAACGGTCGACTTCATATTTGGTAACGGAGCCGTCGTCTTCCAGAAATGTGATATACTAGCGAGAAAACCACTTCCAGATCAGAAGAACTCCATTACAGCTCAAGGCCGCAAAGACCCGAATCAAAACACCGGATTTTCCATTCAGTTCTCCAACATTTCAGCAGATTCAGACCTGGCTGCTGCTGCTTCTGTCCCTAGTTATAATGCTTCTACAAATATTACGACGCGACCCACTCAGACGTATCTAGGCAGACCCTGGAAGCTGTATTCAAGAACTGTTATCATGAAATGTTACTTGGGAGATCTGATAAGACCCGAGGGATGGCTGGAATGGAATGCGACTTTCGCACTGGATACACTCTTCTACGCGGAGTACATGAATTACGGACCGGGTGCAGGATTAGGGAAAAGAGTGAACTGGCCTGGATATCAAATAATAAATGACTCGTCACAGGCGATTAACTTCACGGTGGCACGGTTTGTTGATGGTAATTCTTGGTTGCCGTCGACTGGAGTTACGTACACTGCAGGGTTGGACATGTAA
- the LOC113337169 gene encoding pectinesterase/pectinesterase inhibitor PPE8B-like isoform X2 codes for MFRENLTTLSKIYIFSYSTSFLRFIYNGNVSSSRKLINRANPIHMASSSCSLLSFRLLLLMLLCISVTVLGSSPDEENYSDSDIIDDGFLQKECLTTPTSVFLKSVRLAIEEVEKVTSIVSKFTGAFSHNFRLSHAVTDCLDLLDFTAQELSWTLNSAQQHLLHHHLRNNTPAGTWWQPTWNRGRKNGERPSSLPSTSRSSSRLLADDLRSWLSAALGNQDTCIEGFEKTSSIFVQHMIAGGLKHVTSLVSDVLSMVRHEEHHQRHRDRNFAGQTVNKVAKREKRRNFPSWMHIRDRRLLQLTPPSPPPPPPTINNNGTANATSYGNMTINVVVAADGSGNFTKIMDAVAAAPDKSTNRFIIYIKRGIYNENVDIKKKKWNLMMIGDGMNATVITGNRSFIDGWTTFRTATFAVSGRGFIAKDLMIENTAGAVKHQAVALRSDSDLSVFYRCAITGYQDTLYAHSLRQFYRECLITGTVDFIFGNGAVVFQKCDILARKPLPDQKNSITAQGRKDPNQNTGFSIQFSNISADSDLAAAASVPSYNASTNITTRPTQTYLGRPWKLYSRTVIMKCYLGDLIRPEGWLEWNATFALDTLFYAEYMNYGPGAGLGKRVNWPGYQIINDSSQAINFTVARFVDGNSWLPSTGVTYTAGLDM; via the exons ATGTTCAGAGAAAATTTAACAACTTTGTCAAAAATATACATCTTCAGTTACTCAACTTCATTTCTCCGTTTCATATATAACGGCAATGTATCTTCTTCCCGGAAGCTGATCAACCGAGCTAACCCGATACACATGGCTTCCTCATCTTGCTCGTTGTTGTCATTCCGGTTATTGTTGTTAATGTTGTTGTGCATTTCCGTTACTGTTCTTGGCTCATCACCAGATGAAGAGAATTACAGTGATTCTGATATAATCGACGATGGATTTCTGCAGAAAGAGTGCTTGACAACACCGACATCAGTGTTTTTGAAGTCGGTCCGGCTGGCGATCGAAGAAGTAGAGAAGGTTACATCAATTGTTTCGAAATTCACTGGTGCTTTCTCTCACAATTTCAGATTGTCACATGCTGTAACCGATTGTCTTGATCTGCTTGATTTTACCGCCCAAGAGTTGAGCTGGACACTGAATTCTGCTCAACAACACCTTCTACACCATCATCTTCGTAACAACACTCCTG CAGGGACATGGTGGCAACCTACTTGGAACAGGGGAAGAAAGAATGGCGAGAGACCATCATCTTTGCCCTCGACATCAAGATCGTCCAGCAGACTACTAGCAGATGATCTAAGGTCATGGTTGAGTGCGGCACTCGGAAATCAAGACACCTGCATTGAAGGATTTGAGAAGACTAGTAGCATTTTTGTTCAGCACATGATTGCAGGAGGACTGAAGCATGTTACGTCACTCGTTTCCGACGTTCTTTCCATGGTACGCCATGAAGAGCATCATCAACGTCACCGGGATCGGAATTTTGCCGGACAGACGGTTAATAAGGTTGCGAAAAGGGAAAAAAGGCGTAATTTCCCTTCATGGATGCATATTAGAGACAGGAGATTGTTGCAGCTAACTCCTCCTTCGCCACCGCCTCCGCCTCCAACGATCAACAATAATGGTACTGCTAATGCAACCAGTTACGGCAATATGACTATTAATGTGGTTGTCGCTGCTGATGGGTCTGGGAACTTCACTAAGATCATGGACGCAGTAGCAGCAGCTCCTGACAAGAGTACCAACAGGTTTATCATCTACATTAAGAGAGGAATTTACAATGAGAATGTGGAtattaagaagaagaaatggaatcTTATGATGATTGGCGATGGCATGAATGCAACTGTTATTACAGGCAATCGGAGCTTCATTGATGGTTGGACCACATTCAGGACCGCAACTTTCG CTGTATCTGGAAGAGGATTCATTGCGAAAGACTTAATGATAGAGAATACAGCAGGAGCAGTGAAGCACCAGGCAGTTGCGCTTCGATCTGACTCGGACCTATCCGTCTTCTACAGATGCGCGATCACGGGGTACCAGGACACACTGTATGCACACTCGCTCCGTCAGTTCTATAGGGAGTGTCTAATCACTGGAACGGTCGACTTCATATTTGGTAACGGAGCCGTCGTCTTCCAGAAATGTGATATACTAGCGAGAAAACCACTTCCAGATCAGAAGAACTCCATTACAGCTCAAGGCCGCAAAGACCCGAATCAAAACACCGGATTTTCCATTCAGTTCTCCAACATTTCAGCAGATTCAGACCTGGCTGCTGCTGCTTCTGTCCCTAGTTATAATGCTTCTACAAATATTACGACGCGACCCACTCAGACGTATCTAGGCAGACCCTGGAAGCTGTATTCAAGAACTGTTATCATGAAATGTTACTTGGGAGATCTGATAAGACCCGAGGGATGGCTGGAATGGAATGCGACTTTCGCACTGGATACACTCTTCTACGCGGAGTACATGAATTACGGACCGGGTGCAGGATTAGGGAAAAGAGTGAACTGGCCTGGATATCAAATAATAAATGACTCGTCACAGGCGATTAACTTCACGGTGGCACGGTTTGTTGATGGTAATTCTTGGTTGCCGTCGACTGGAGTTACGTACACTGCAGGGTTGGACATGTAA
- the LOC113337296 gene encoding uncharacterized protein LOC113337296 isoform X1, with the protein MLKGQSLLCHLNKINFWGVMAARLDGTFFTAGVHGFNSQVVGPGRANVLHGCRITNCIAVDLVGSCSTSSSSRSSSGSISSRINVRGRKEFHLNCCADHSTPDGHGLHSRRVDDKFIRKQPTRALSPLPYPQIFRYYSDDGKRLEDNKDATVTKRPLKMNGHGEMFERGSPLGFFDCALPDKLVVAVDVDEVLGNFVSALNRFIADRYSSSHSVSEYHIYEFFRIWNCSRDEADIRVHEFFKTPYFKTGIHPLPGAQVTLHKLSKFCNLSVVTSRQNAIKDHTIEWLEKHFPGLFQEIHFGNHFALDGISRPKSEICRSLGAHVLIDDNPRYALECAEAGIRVLLFDYENSYPWSKSESAALHPMVTKVHNWDEVEQQLVSSVVSQ; encoded by the exons ATGTTAAAGGGGCAAAGTTTGCTGTGCCATCTTAATAAGATCAATTTTTGGGGTGTGATGGCCGCCAGACTAGATGGGACCTTCTTCACCGCGGGTGTCCATGGTTTTAATAGTCAGGTGGTCGGTCCTGGTCGAGCCAATGTGCTCCATGGGTGTCGAATTACAAACTGCATTGCAGTTGATCTTGTTGGTAGTTGTAGTACTAGTAGTAGTAGTCGAAGTAGCAGCGGTAGTATTAGTAGTAGGATAAATGTGCGGGGCAGAAAGGAGTTTCACTTGAATTGTTGTGCTGACCACAGCACGCCTGATGGGCATGGCCTTCATAGTAGACGAGTTGATGATAAATTTATCAGAAAGCAGCCTACTCGTGCATTGTCTCCGTTGCCCTATCCACAGATTTTTCGTTATTATTCGGATGATGGTAAGAGGCTTGAGGATAACAAGGATGCTACAGTCACTAAGCGGCCGTTGAAGATGAATGGTCATGGTGAGATGTTCGAACGTGGAAGCCCTCTTGGGTTCTTTGACTGTGCATTGCCTGATAAACTGGTTGTGGCTGTTGATGTGGACGAGG TTCTTGGAAACTTCGTTTCAGCCCTTAACAGATTTATAGCTGATCGATACTCTTCCAGCCACTCGGTTTCGGAGTACCACATCTACGAGTTTTTCAGG atCTGGAATTGCTCTCGAGATGAAG CTGATATCCGTGTTCACGAGTTCTTCAAGACTCCTTACTTCAAAACAGGAATCCATCCTCTTCCGGGTGCTCAGGTCACTCTCCACAAGCTATCTAAGTTCTGCAATCTATCTGTTGTGAC GTCTCGTCAGAATGCAATTAAAGATCACACAATTGAGTGGCTCGAAAAGCACTTCCCTGGATTATTTCAAGAGATTCACTTTGGCAATCACTTTGCTTTGGACGGGATATCACGACCAAAATCTGAAATTTGCAG GTCTCTGGGAGCGCATGTCCTGATCGACGACAACCCTCGATATGCTCTGGAGTGCGCTGAAGCTGGGATCCGGGTTCTACTTTTTGATTACGAAAACTCGTATCCCTGGTCAAAGTCTGAGTCTGCCGCTCTGCATCCCATGGTGACCAAAGTTCATAACTGGGACGAAGTAGAGCAGCAACTAGTTTCATCAGTTGTATCACAGTAG
- the LOC113337296 gene encoding uncharacterized protein LOC113337296 isoform X2 — protein MLKGQSLLCHLNKINFWGVMAARLDGTFFTAGVHGFNSQVVGPGRANVLHGCRITNCIAVDLVGSCSTSSSSRSSSGSISSRINVRGRKEFHLNCCADHSTPDGHGLHSRRVDDKFIRKQPTRALSPLPYPQIFRYYSDDGKRLEDNKDATVTKRPLKMNGHGEMFERGSPLGFFDCALPDKLVVAVDVDEALNRFIADRYSSSHSVSEYHIYEFFRIWNCSRDEADIRVHEFFKTPYFKTGIHPLPGAQVTLHKLSKFCNLSVVTSRQNAIKDHTIEWLEKHFPGLFQEIHFGNHFALDGISRPKSEICRSLGAHVLIDDNPRYALECAEAGIRVLLFDYENSYPWSKSESAALHPMVTKVHNWDEVEQQLVSSVVSQ, from the exons ATGTTAAAGGGGCAAAGTTTGCTGTGCCATCTTAATAAGATCAATTTTTGGGGTGTGATGGCCGCCAGACTAGATGGGACCTTCTTCACCGCGGGTGTCCATGGTTTTAATAGTCAGGTGGTCGGTCCTGGTCGAGCCAATGTGCTCCATGGGTGTCGAATTACAAACTGCATTGCAGTTGATCTTGTTGGTAGTTGTAGTACTAGTAGTAGTAGTCGAAGTAGCAGCGGTAGTATTAGTAGTAGGATAAATGTGCGGGGCAGAAAGGAGTTTCACTTGAATTGTTGTGCTGACCACAGCACGCCTGATGGGCATGGCCTTCATAGTAGACGAGTTGATGATAAATTTATCAGAAAGCAGCCTACTCGTGCATTGTCTCCGTTGCCCTATCCACAGATTTTTCGTTATTATTCGGATGATGGTAAGAGGCTTGAGGATAACAAGGATGCTACAGTCACTAAGCGGCCGTTGAAGATGAATGGTCATGGTGAGATGTTCGAACGTGGAAGCCCTCTTGGGTTCTTTGACTGTGCATTGCCTGATAAACTGGTTGTGGCTGTTGATGTGGACGAGG CCCTTAACAGATTTATAGCTGATCGATACTCTTCCAGCCACTCGGTTTCGGAGTACCACATCTACGAGTTTTTCAGG atCTGGAATTGCTCTCGAGATGAAG CTGATATCCGTGTTCACGAGTTCTTCAAGACTCCTTACTTCAAAACAGGAATCCATCCTCTTCCGGGTGCTCAGGTCACTCTCCACAAGCTATCTAAGTTCTGCAATCTATCTGTTGTGAC GTCTCGTCAGAATGCAATTAAAGATCACACAATTGAGTGGCTCGAAAAGCACTTCCCTGGATTATTTCAAGAGATTCACTTTGGCAATCACTTTGCTTTGGACGGGATATCACGACCAAAATCTGAAATTTGCAG GTCTCTGGGAGCGCATGTCCTGATCGACGACAACCCTCGATATGCTCTGGAGTGCGCTGAAGCTGGGATCCGGGTTCTACTTTTTGATTACGAAAACTCGTATCCCTGGTCAAAGTCTGAGTCTGCCGCTCTGCATCCCATGGTGACCAAAGTTCATAACTGGGACGAAGTAGAGCAGCAACTAGTTTCATCAGTTGTATCACAGTAG
- the LOC113337235 gene encoding protein FLX-like 4 isoform X1 yields MDGHVPSTFEGNFIQGMTRRGQFPAHHSLERHHPSERELLENKLAAQKADIHRYTMENQRLAATHVSLRHELIDAQQEMQKLQAHIRSIGTESDIQIRLLVDKIAKMEEDVRAGESIKKELLQAHMEAKALIVARHELNAQIKHATQELQETQSEVKSLPELHGELNSLFQEHQRLRVTFESEKGLNVELVEKLQRMENIMMSMAKEVEKLRAEVANAENRAYAAPNACGAVFGNQDPYAALPPPPPSLLPPPPLLLPPPPPPPPPPSTPPPPTPGIATQVDDGYNGNPIQTGGGTSGDAQNVYAMGGTTALAGSASSSNSGAVVGAGGTAVSSGARSGCER; encoded by the exons ATGGATGGACATGTTCCATCTACATTCGAGGGAAATTTTATACAAGGGATGACACGTCGTGGTCAATTTCCTGCTCACCATTCTTTAGAGCGTCATCATCCGAGCGAGCGTGAACTCTTGGAGAACAAGCTAGCTGCTCAAAAAGCAGATATACATCGATACACCATGGAAAATCAGAGATTGGCGGCTACTCATGTTTCCTTAAGACATGAACTTATTGATGCTCAGCAGGAAATGCAGAAGCTTCAGGCTCACATTAGAAGCATCGGAACAGAAAGTGATATTCAGATTCGACTTCTGGTGGATAAGATAGCCAAAATGGAGGAGGATGTCAGGGCTGGGGAGAGTATTAAGAAAGAACTGTTACAGGCACATATGGAGGCAAAAGCCCTAATTGTTGCGAGGCATGAACTTAATGCTCAAATTAAACATGCTACTCAGGAATTACAGGAGACCCAGTCTGAGGTCAAATCATTACCAGAACTCCATGGAGAGCTGAATAGTTTGTTCCAAGAACACCAGAGGTTACG GGTCACGTTTGAATCCGAAAAGGGTTTGAACGTGGAGCTAGTAGAAAAATTGCAAAGAATGGAAAACATTATGATGTCAATGGCAAAAGAAGTGGAGAAGTTACGTGCCGAGGTGGCAAATGCAGAAAACAGAGCTTATG CAGCACCAAATGCGTGTGGAGCTGTTTTCGGAAACCAAGATCCTTACGCAGCACTCCCTCCTCCCCCTCCTTCACTCCTACCTCCCCCTCCTTTACTCCtccctccacctccacctcctccACCTCCGCCATCCACTCCGCCTCCACCTACGCCAGGGATTGCAACCCAAGTTGATGATGGCTACAATGGGAATCCTATACAGACTGGTGGTGGGACATCAGGTGATGCACAAAATGTATATGCAATGGGCGGCACTACCGCCCTTGCTGGTTCTGCTAGCAGTAGCAATAGTGGTGCTGTTGTTGGTGCTGGGGGTACCGCAGTAAGTAGTGGGGCGAGGAGCGGATGCGAAAGATGA
- the LOC113337235 gene encoding protein FLX-like 4 isoform X2 produces MDGHVPSTFEGNFIQGMTRRGQFPAHHSLERHHPSERELLENKLAAQKADIHRYTMENQRLAATHVSLRHELIDAQQEMQKLQAHIRSIGTESDIQIRLLVDKIAKMEEDVRAGESIKKELLQAHMEAKALIVARHELNAQIKHATQELQETQSEVKSLPELHGELNSLFQEHQRLRVTFESEKGLNVELVEKLQRMENIMMSMAKEVEKLRAEVANAENRAYAPNACGAVFGNQDPYAALPPPPPSLLPPPPLLLPPPPPPPPPPSTPPPPTPGIATQVDDGYNGNPIQTGGGTSGDAQNVYAMGGTTALAGSASSSNSGAVVGAGGTAVSSGARSGCER; encoded by the exons ATGGATGGACATGTTCCATCTACATTCGAGGGAAATTTTATACAAGGGATGACACGTCGTGGTCAATTTCCTGCTCACCATTCTTTAGAGCGTCATCATCCGAGCGAGCGTGAACTCTTGGAGAACAAGCTAGCTGCTCAAAAAGCAGATATACATCGATACACCATGGAAAATCAGAGATTGGCGGCTACTCATGTTTCCTTAAGACATGAACTTATTGATGCTCAGCAGGAAATGCAGAAGCTTCAGGCTCACATTAGAAGCATCGGAACAGAAAGTGATATTCAGATTCGACTTCTGGTGGATAAGATAGCCAAAATGGAGGAGGATGTCAGGGCTGGGGAGAGTATTAAGAAAGAACTGTTACAGGCACATATGGAGGCAAAAGCCCTAATTGTTGCGAGGCATGAACTTAATGCTCAAATTAAACATGCTACTCAGGAATTACAGGAGACCCAGTCTGAGGTCAAATCATTACCAGAACTCCATGGAGAGCTGAATAGTTTGTTCCAAGAACACCAGAGGTTACG GGTCACGTTTGAATCCGAAAAGGGTTTGAACGTGGAGCTAGTAGAAAAATTGCAAAGAATGGAAAACATTATGATGTCAATGGCAAAAGAAGTGGAGAAGTTACGTGCCGAGGTGGCAAATGCAGAAAACAGAGCTTATG CACCAAATGCGTGTGGAGCTGTTTTCGGAAACCAAGATCCTTACGCAGCACTCCCTCCTCCCCCTCCTTCACTCCTACCTCCCCCTCCTTTACTCCtccctccacctccacctcctccACCTCCGCCATCCACTCCGCCTCCACCTACGCCAGGGATTGCAACCCAAGTTGATGATGGCTACAATGGGAATCCTATACAGACTGGTGGTGGGACATCAGGTGATGCACAAAATGTATATGCAATGGGCGGCACTACCGCCCTTGCTGGTTCTGCTAGCAGTAGCAATAGTGGTGCTGTTGTTGGTGCTGGGGGTACCGCAGTAAGTAGTGGGGCGAGGAGCGGATGCGAAAGATGA